The sequence TTTGATTGTATTTCCCCAGGCTTTTGAAtcacaaaaatatggtgttgtGCCATGAAATGGTAAGAAACTCTTTCTGATTATAATCTGTAGTAAAGTATTAgaatattatttaatatttctaaaaaaaactgtgaggCTTAGACTACCATAACGCCTCCATTAGTCCTGATAGATGCCAGTAATTGTACTGACTAATTGTAGTAGGTCTAGAAGGCTAATGATGCATGCATGAATGTGACAGGAACCCATGAAAAAGAAAGCCTGTAGTCTGTGTTTCTCATTGTGAATCCGGTGCAACAGTGAGAGTGTGGGAATGTCTAATGACTGGTGGCACAGATACAAACCTCCTGATTTAAAATGCCACTTTAACCGCCTTCATTACCATACTCTTATTCAGACTAACGAGAGTAAACACGCGCAGGCAACGGACGGAGAAAACAAGCACACATAACGATGAGGAAGAAAGgggacagagtgtgtgtgtgtgtgtgttagtgtgtgtgtgcgtttgtgtaaTGACCTTGATTTTGTGACGGACCGATGTGACAACTGACTGACGGTTGCGGGAAAATATTCGTTTCTGATTGGCTAGCAAGTGACGTTAAAATGGAATGTGACCCCACTGCTAAACCAACGTTCTACACTGCAACCACCACGACAGCAAAATGTCTTAATACTAAACTAACTAAtcacagatggacagacagacagacagacaaatatatagatacatacatgcttacatacatacatacatacatacatacatacatacatacatacatacatacatacatacatacatacatgctacatacatacatacatacatacatacatacatacatgcttacatacatacatacatacatacatacatacatacatacatgcatacatacatacataggcctacatacatgcatacatgcatacatacatacatacatacatgcttacatacatacatacatacatacatacatacatacatacatgcttacatacatacatacatacatacatacatacatacatacatacatcatacatgcatacatacatacatacatacactactacatacatacatacatacatacatacatacatacatacatacatactacatgcatacatgcatacatacatacatacatacatacatacatacatacataaacacagagATAGGCTACATAGAGAAATAAATGATGAACAAGATTTTGAACATATTTAGATACCTTCTATTGAggacattttaattaattaaaagccTCTAAATAATAAGCTAAAATATAAAGGTAAAATGTTTTGGTCCTATGTGCTATATAGCCAGGCTATAGgctatatattatttttgtgtttcaaAACTACCTAAACGAAAAgtttctgataaaaaaaatggcaatttttttaattaaaatccaCCTTTTAAGTTCACCCTAGCCGAGTCTGTAGAATAAGTTATTAAATTAACGTTATTCTCAAaactttgtatttaaaaaaacattatatatatctatattccAATAGGCTCCAGAGAGGATATCCCGAGCCCAGACTTAGAAACAGATACACTTGTAGAGGCAATTAGCGCTGATTGCGTGTGACTGCACACTACAACTCATATTTGGGGACAATGCTGCTGTCAGTTTGAGTTACGCCCGAGAGCAAATCACCGGTCTGGGTCCTTATGTCTGTCACAGGCCGTCTGAGCGCCGGCAGCAGGCCGCACTGCTATCGCTCACGGCGGACTAATTGAAATGTTACGGATCATAACCGTTAGAAACAATTTTGCACACTTCATTAATTAACGTTAAAGATGCGTTTAACGACAGCTGCTGGTCGACAGCGGGTAACAACGGAAAACACCATATTAACACTAAAACTGCAAGCAGGAAACATATTGCGCTGCCTATTAGGCTTCGATCCGTTAGTACCTACTGTTCATTTGAAGGGACGATGTGATTTAATGGTCGGATAGGCTGCAGCCCGGAGGGTTAAATAGGAAAGatacaaataaatgaaagattAGGAacgaactttaaaaaaacaaaaaacaaatataggCGTAAATATTGGATTGATAAATAACAATTATAGGAcgttaaatcaaaataaaaaacctgagatgtttttaaaagttatgtTGTCACAGTTTCGGCACAAAAAACGAATTAATTATGATATAGCCTTGTCATTGAAAAAGAGGATTGGTTAATTTTATTACGGTCAGGTTCTAAATACAGACACATTATTCACCTAGAAGAGGCTGAATGTGGCTTAGTATCTGTGTTATTATAATAAAATCCATCCACACGCAGGCCAACATTTAAACAAGAAGGGGCCATATGTAGGACGGAGTGTGTCTGATTTCACTTAATGCTGTGTGTTGGTAATTACATCAGGCTGGAGGACCCTCCGTTACCCTCCTCCCCCCGCCtccaccctcctcctcttcctcactgcaCGGAGCTGATTGGGCGCGGGGAGGCAGCCGGGACACAAACGGCGTTGTCCTGGTGACCCGGCCTCTGTGCGCTTCAGCCCGCTATAAAAGCCCGCAGTCGCACGCAGGCGTGCCAAATGGGCTGTCAGATGCGATTTGGAGTAACAAGTGGATTTGACGTTTAGGTTTTCTCACCATCGCGCTTGGAAACACTCTTGGTACGTGtttgattatttgtttttagacaagctGATGAAAAATTATTCTCGTTTTACACAGATTTGGATGTTCCCTGCTCTGCTTATGCCTGATGCAAGTAGAAATACTGCGCAGAATAGACATGGAAACTCGCTGATCACTAATTACTTATCTGACGAACAAATATCAATATAAAGATAAAATAGGTAAAGCAAATTTGCAAGAAATGTAATTGTAAGCAGTGTTAAAATGGGCTATATTTTTGCAGAATTcaggatacatttttttttttttttagccttacattttattaaagtcTAATTGGTAGCCTTGAATAAAATGTAaggctaaaaaaaaagccacatttTCTTTACATAGTCCTACTTTTCTTTACAGTCATTTGGTTTATTGGCTACCAGTAACTGTAACCACCAGAAAGTTGATATTAGGCTATCGTTTGTGGTAAAGGTATGAGATGTGGATTTTGGGGTTCAGCaaattaaaacgttttttttcttctcttcagaGCACTGTAGCTACTGGACCAAGAACATGGACTCAGATACGAGCCGCGTGTCAAGCAGACCCTCATCTCCCGAAGAAGACATTTTCCTGTCCGCCTTAAAGAAGTCAGTGCACGGTTTCTCCGGCGCCGTGTCCTCCACACAGAGCGACTCTCTGTCTGAGATCCCCGGCCTGCGCGGCCTTTCCGCAGACGACGAGGATTCCCTCCTTCGGCTGTCCAAGAAAGACCGGAAACTCCTGTCAGAGAACGAGCTGCAGACCATCCGCCTCAAGATCAACAGCCGCGAGAGGAAAAGAATGCACGACCTCAACGTGGCCATGGATGGGCTCCGTGAGGTCATGCCCTATGCGCACGGACCCTCGGTGCGCAAACTCTCCAAAATCGCGACCCTGCTGCTGgctagaaactacatcctgatGCTGAGCAACTCACTGGAGGAGATGAAGCGGTTGGTCAGCGAAATCTACGGCAGCAGCGGACACCACGGCGGCTTCCACCCAGCAGCCTGTGGGACTATGACACACGCTGGGCCCGTGCCGGGACACCCGGCGGTTTCACACGCCTCACACCACCCGCTCCTCCCCCCGGCAGTCTCCACCGCCTCGCTGTCCGCGCCTGGCATCTCCGCCGTCACCTCGGTCCGACCCCACCATGGACTCCTCAAAGCGCCCGTTGCAGGCGCGGGGCCGCTGGGCAGCAGTTTCCATCACTGGGGCGTTGGCACCGGGATGCCTTGTCCGTGCAGCATGTGCCAAGTCCCGCCTCCGCATGTGACCAGCATGAGCGCCGTCACTATGCCGAGGCTGGCCAGCGACTCCAAGTGACTCTAAACTAAATGGAGACGAACTTTTTGGGGTTGTTAATGTACAGACTCTCTCCCCACActataactctttttttttttatttatctttgttGCTGAATCCGTTGTCTCGACGGAGCCAGTAAAGAACATTGAATTTTCtgactgggcctttgggggtttTGCAACTAACTTAGTGTTTATGGTAATTAACCTCAACTGTAACAGGTGTTTCTTCGCAGAGCTCCAAAAGCGCAACACAACTTCAGCTTACTCCTGGAAGTCTTTGGCCCAGGCATCTGTGTGTCTAGTTATTTAAAGAGCAATCCGTTTGAATCCGTTCTGTGGGCCTGCAGAGGGGAAAGGACCCAAATCAAACCGCAAATATAGAGTGTAAATATGTAGATTAATTATTCTGTTTAAATAGTCGGATAGGCCTATATCATAAATTAGAGTCTGGTTATTGTGTGGGAAGTCTCCCTCCACACCTCACATGTTGCACCTGCTTTGTTCTATCCGTCTTATTCAATGCTTCTGTCCTTATTTTCGGTAGGCTGTCATTCTCTGTCCGAAGCAAACAATGAccacttgtttatttttttaataaaaacatgaaaatgatatttatttacttattttggACGGAAAATTCAGATGAATCTCTGATTATGTTGGggtttgaaatgtaaaataaaggtGATTAATTGAAAAGGAAAACCGTCTTTGGTGATGTTTTTATAGTTTACACAAAAGGATGAACTGAGCTTGAAAGCAGCACTGAAACATCATCACAGAACAACACTGAACACTGACAGTATTATAGTGAAATACTTTTTACATTCTGAGTCAGGAAGCTAATGCACTTTATgctttgaaaagaaaaacaaattcccAATTTCATCTGAAATGGACTTTTATCATAATTATTATGAATTTCAAACactcagtgtatcaaaaaaataattttgttttacagttgaGATGAAATGTGGAAAGGGCTATCTCTTTTTTGGGCTCCATTAAGCTTTGCTTATCTtagttcattaaaataaaatttagatttaaatagCTACATTTCAGGATTCTTAGCTTAATGGGAATATATTTGTGATTTTgagctaaataaaatgtaggcctacttgcTTCACAGAAATTCCTTCAGACAGTGTCTGTTCAAAGTAGATTCAAAATACAGccataaatatagaaaatacaTTGGTTCTGTCTTGGTTCTTTAgaattttttaattactttaatcTTAACCTAAAATACCCCACATACAATTTTTGATGTccatcaaataaataaataaataaaacaaacaacaattgagattagcttttttttgttgttgatgtaaTTGATAAATTAAAGATGTTTTACATAATCTTAATATTTTATGATAGCATTTGTGCCTGCATTTCATGAAAACAACTTGTTCTGACCTCGTGTAGTGCTGAATGATATCagataaaaataaattcaatgtTTGTGATCCTTCAGTTGTGCAAGTGACTTCAGCATTTCAGAAtcaattacatttcaaatgcaAACCAAACAGTGAGAACTTTCACCTCTATCTGCAGAATGTATctgttgtaataaaaaaaaaggatatattAAAGATATGGAATACTTTTCTATTTTCTGACTTGTATTACAAGTAGACGACCTCTAAAACTCAAATTGGAAACCTCAGCTTTGCAAAACAAGGGTGTAAACAGCTGCTATGGATGCCCACAAAAAGCCAGTGATGAGTTAAGGCCGGTAGACTTTAGGAAAAGGCAGCAGCTGCATAGCAGATTGTGCATGCTGTTGCAATGTTTTCCAAAGGCTTTTGAAGATGGAACGATATGAACTAAATCTTTGAATATTCATGCACGCATTTGTTTATTCGTCTCATTACGGGAATTGAATTATTCAAAGTCCTTCACAATTTTGTAGGACATTTCAGAGAGGAAGAGGTCATTTGGTGCAACACGGCAAAAATACAGTCTATTTAAAGGTAAGCTATGATACAGTCATTCTTTTAAAAGTCTCAGCATGTGGAAACACATATTGCAGAGTAGTACAACAGACACCTAGTTCATTTGCTCTTAAATTCTTATTGCATACTTTTACTATTGTTATGTACAATATGTTTTACCTTTATCACAGCATTCACTTTAACAGCATGTTATGCACTGTTTTTCTCTTAGGCAGATGGTGACACACTAAACAGATCACCAACCAAAGCCAACCACAAAAAAGATTAATTTTCAGCTACCACTATTGTTCATTTGTCCATTTGTTTGTTCAGTTCTGTTAGAGATGGGgcagaaagaaataaaatagcTTACTGTTCAAACGCTCTCATCAGCAGCCTATTATTTCCCTCAGAAGCTTTCAGGTAATACAAACCTGTTTCAGACAGTTTAAAGGCAGTGGCGCTGCCACGGGGTGGCCGGCGGGGGGGTTAGCCAATAAAACCAGCCTAGCCTATTTGAAGAACAATGAATTGCCCAACAAATGTAATAATTGTAATTTGGAACCCCGACAGTGTATTGATGCATCTTGAATCAACCTGAAGGGAGGGCGAGGGTTATTAGCTACATAAATCAGTAATTTGACACAAAGTGtagatttaaaaatgattttgttgGTGTCGGTATTTGACGACggtgaaaagaaaacaggttACTGAGCTGTTGGCCCCTGACTTTGTGCTCATGTCTCTCTGCAGCTGGCTGATCACCGGTGACTCGCTGCTGCCGAGTTGGGCTTCTGCAGGAGATGGGTGCTCATATTGAGGTTACCCGCCGATTATACCAGTGTCCTGGTCGGGAGGGGTATCGCTGATGAGCACCGCTCTCCAACGGAAGCCAGTTAAGCCAGGTAATGGAGTGTGAGCTAACCGTGGGGCTAACTAATGCTCTGTTTCTCACGGTAGGCCGATCTGCATAGTGCACAGTGCAGAGAAGCAGCAATTAGCTAGGCACTGGTAGCACTACTGCCAACAGTCTGCTATACATGGCAACATATTAAAGATTTTAGTTGCCCCACTGctaaaaagtgcaaaaaatgtACAGAAGAGTTTGAGACATGCCAAACAGCCAAAGTCTGAACCCACCCACACAATCCTGAGAAGAGGCGCGATCAGACAGAAgtgaagtgaaaacacctgtgtgagtGCAAATTCATCAATTCAATGTATCAACTCAGGTCAACTCGCACATGGTATTTAGATGCATTGACAAAGAATGTATTTTAGCAAACTAAGTTGCCACTTGCAgctatattttgtttttttttcttgttgttttattgttaaaatgttGGCGGTATTTGTTGAGAGAACATGATGTGTAAAACTCATCACAATGAGTGATCAAAAAAGCAGATTTTTCTTTCAAGTCTATCATGTCCTCACCATAGTACAGCCACCAGTTAGTCCCTGTACATACACCTAGACAGTTTGGATAAACAACTCATTCATTTATTCCAAACTAGAAAGTTTCAATAACTTGAACTTTTGGtatcatttttgtttgttctatTTAAACTGGATCTGACTGAATATAACAGATGTGTAATACAGAGTGAGAGTTAACACCAAATAATCCATTCAGCTGTTTTGAGAAACAAAAAATCATTTTGACAGCTCATAAAGGCTTGATAATAATTTACATTTGAACATCTGCTTTACATCAGGTGTCTTTGGGTCCATTTGTCAGTGCAAAATGCAGTTAACAGGGATTAAAAAGTATCATGTTGCCAAAATAATTAGAACCCTCCATGACTCCCTTTCATTAGTCTGAAATTCAACACTGTTCTATAACTTGAATATGTTGGAACAGCAATTCGTAACTTTGCTGGTCAAGAAGTCGTGATTACACAACAAACACCATCCAATAATAGCAACAGGTATGTTGATATGGCGCATTAAAGAAGTGAATGTTTCACCACAAGCCTCCAGAACAGCTTCACTGCTCCATCAAGCGATTTTTATAGGTTGTTCGATTGCATTTTTGATTCTCCGTCGACCATGGAGGCATGCGACAAAACAAAGTTTCTTCACAAATTCAAAACAACACTCAGTAAGTAATTTATATACAAATGGTCATTTTGCGATTGAAGGATATCTCTAAGGGCCTAAACCCTGACCACACATCAGATGCAAGATGTGAAGCCCAATCTTTGGTTTTAAAGTTGTGCGCCTTGTATGCTTTGCCAACCTTCCACTCCCACGCCAACAAAACTGTCATGTTTCTGCGCTCATTTATTACGTTTCTTCGTATTCCTATTCTCATTTAATGTCAGTGTAAGTTCCAACATAAGACGATAACATGTTGTCTTATGTTGGAGACATTTTGGAATAAGTTGATGCAATCACCCAAATTTTTCTATCATTTACCCATataaacaagttaaaaaaacacactggctTTGTTGCATCTTTTCAGCTTAACACACTGGCCAATAGCAGCTGGGCTTCCCATCCCTGGGACTGGATTTGAATAAACAGCTCCTTATCCACTGTTGGTGGCAGGCTGACTTATCCGTTGTTGCCGAGAGTGTGAGGTTGCTTCTGTGACAGTTTAAATATTCATAACTTTGGACAGAAGGGGAGCATCAGTCTTACACTGTTGTAACTGGATTTAAACCGTCCTAAAACACTGCACAGATGTACACCCATTCAGCTCCTCGCAACATGTTGTGTTAGCTGAAAGGATTAAAGATTTGGGAGATGCATCAAAGGTGGCGGAAtaacagaaagagaaacagagtcTATGATGCAGCAAAGGAGGAATAAGAGAGAGAagataaacaaacagagaagCTGTCAGAGACAAAGGCAGGATTTAACACTTACAAGGGAATAGATGGAACTCTAAGGTGAATATGAGACCTCAGAGGTCACTCTTTCCCATGGCACTGATGTGTACTCCAGCTCAGTTCATCTGCTCACTCTCAAACACCATTACActaaacacacaataaaacactgACTGTATTGGTAAGACTAGCAACAAGTGGTAGCTTAACTGAGCTGTTTCTTTGATTCGTTGACAActttttgtgtagttttttattgtgttaaagAATGAGTCTGATGCTTTGGGAAATATGCATGTTTCACTTTCTTGGCAAAAGTTAGACGAGAAGAAATATTCCACTTTCCCATTTGTCTGGAGAATATGAATCTACAGCCAGAAGCTAAATCTTGCTGTGCAATTTCAACAAGGACGTGACATGCTAATTGTTGAGCTTCAGAGGTGCTGGCAGGTGGATTTTATGATTTTATGCTCCTTAAATTCAATTGATGATTAGTAAGCTCAACGTATTTggtttataacttttttaactGGACCCATGCAGAACAGTTATGTTGCCTTGGTTTGATTTGCAACACATCTCACAACCAAAGTTTGCAACAGGGCTGCTACGTCAGAAGAAGAacttcagttttagtttttactgcACACTGACTTCCCCAATGTGATGTGACTTTCACAATGAGATACCTGTGGGTAAAAATCTGAGGTGCAGGTACTTTGTTCCAAATTCATCAGGATATTTCTGCAACGGTAGAAACTAAATaacttctgtttgtgtgtctgttca is a genomic window of Etheostoma spectabile isolate EspeVRDwgs_2016 chromosome 11, UIUC_Espe_1.0, whole genome shotgun sequence containing:
- the olig2 gene encoding oligodendrocyte transcription factor 2 — protein: MDSDTSRVSSRPSSPEEDIFLSALKKSVHGFSGAVSSTQSDSLSEIPGLRGLSADDEDSLLRLSKKDRKLLSENELQTIRLKINSRERKRMHDLNVAMDGLREVMPYAHGPSVRKLSKIATLLLARNYILMLSNSLEEMKRLVSEIYGSSGHHGGFHPAACGTMTHAGPVPGHPAVSHASHHPLLPPAVSTASLSAPGISAVTSVRPHHGLLKAPVAGAGPLGSSFHHWGVGTGMPCPCSMCQVPPPHVTSMSAVTMPRLASDSK